One Thioclava sp. ES.031 genomic window, TCGACGCGCTCAAGACCAAAATTCACGGGCTGGGCTATCCCGACGCCTACCCCGTCTCGAAATAGGACTACGCAGAAGATATGACCTTCATTCGCCTGATCGCCGCCACGCTTGCAGCTTGCCTGTTCGCCCTGCCCGCCGCCGCCTTCGACACCAAGGCCCATGCGGCTTGGGTCTATGACCTGTCGACCAAGACCGTCCTGATGGCGAAGAACGCGGATATCCCGCTGCCCCCGGCCTCGATGTCGAAACTGATGACGCTCGATCTGCTGTTCGAGGCGCTGGAAGATGGCCGGGTCACGATGGACACGACCTTCCCGGTCTCGGAACATGCGCAGTCGATGGGCGGCTCGACGATGTTCCTCAACACGACCGATCGGCCTACCGTGCGCGACCTGATCCAGGGCATCATCATCAACTCGGGCAACGACGCCTGCGTCGTGGTGGCCGAGGGGCTGGCGGGCTCCGAGTCCTCCTTCGCCGATCTGATGACCGAGCGCGCGCATGAGCTGGGCATGAAGAACTCGATGTTCGCCAACTCGAACGGCTGGCCCGACCCCGGCCAGCGCATGTCGGTCCATGATCTCGGCATCGTCGCAAGCCGGATCATCACCCATTTCCCGCAATATTATCACTTCTTCAGCGAGACCCATTTCAACTACAAGGACCGCGCCCCGGCCAATGCCGAGAACCGCAATCCGCTGCTGGACATCCGCGCCGCCGACTGGAAGGCCGATGGCATGAAGACCGGCCACACGCAGGAAGCGGGCTACGGTCTCGTGGGCTCCGCCGTGATGGGCGAGCGCCGCATCGTCTTCGTGCTGGCAGGCATGCCCTCCGAGCAGGCGCGCCGGTCGGAAGGCGAAGCGGTCGCGAACTGGGCCTTCCGTCAGTTCGTGATGAAGGACGTCGCGAAGGCGGGCACCCAGCTCGCCGAAGCGCCGGTCTGGCTGGGCGGCAAATCGACCGTCGGCCTTGCGCCGAAAACCGATCTGTCGCTGCTGGTCCCTGCGGGCGCGAAGGACAAGGTGACCGCCGAGGCCGTGTTCAAAGGCCCGCTGCAGGCCCCGATCAAGCAAGGTCAGGAAGTCGGCAAGCTGGTGATCACCGTGCCGGGCCTCGACAATGCCAATGAAGTGCCGCTCGTCGCCACCGAGGACGTCAAGAAAGGCGGCTTTGTCGTGCGCGTGAAAGCGGCGCTGGCGCGGCTGTCGGGCAAGGCGTTCGAGGCCGCGATGGAACGGGTGAACAGCTAAGCGCGCATGTTCATCAGCTTCGAGGGGATCGACGGATCGGGTAAATCCACACAGGCGCGGATGCTGGCCGAAACCCTGCGGGACGCGGGGCGCGAGGTCGTTCTGACACGCGAACCCGGCGGCTCCCCGGGGGCCGAGGAAATCCGTCGTCTGGTGCTTGAGGGCGATCCCGACCGCTGGTCCGCAGAGACCGAGATCCTTCTGTTCACCGCCGCACGCCGCGACCATCTGGAGCGTGTGATCGAACCGGCGCTCGCCGCTGGCAAAGTGGTGATCTGCGACCGTTTCGCGGATTCGACCCGGATGTATCAGGGCCTCTCGCGCGGCAATCTGCGCGCCGTGGTCGATCAGCTGCACACCCTGATGATCGGGCGCGAGCCGGACCTGACCGTCCTGATCGACATCGACCCGGCCACCGGCCTCGCCCGCGCCAAGGGGCGTCAGGGCACCGAGGAGCGGTTCGAGGATTTCGGCGTCGGGTTGCAGGAAAAGATGCGCGCGGGTTTCCTGTCCTTGGCCGAGGAATTCGCACCCCGCTTCCGGGTAATCGACGGTGCGCGCGAGGCCGACGCGATTGCCGCCGATGTGCTGAGCGCCGTGCAGGCAGAACTGCAGAGCTAAGGGCGGCGCCAGACCCTCGGGTGGGCGCTTCGCTACGTTGGTGGCTTGGCGTTTTATCTCTAAAGCCCAGGAAAACCAGCGTGCCTGCGATGTCATCGCCAATGCGCCCTCCCGGTGGGAGGGTCGGGCGCGGCCCGGGGCTGGTCGCCCCGCGCCAACAGCCTTCCGCAAAAACCCCGCTGGAAACCGCCCGCGCGCGCAACTAGAGTGCCGCCATGAGCCTCGCCGACCTTCCCGATCCAACCCTTGCGCCCGGTGCGCGACACCCGCGCGACACGCTGCGTCTGGTCGGTCAGACGCGGGCCGAAGAGGATTTCCTCGACGCGTTCAACATGGGGCGGCTGCATCACGGCTGGCTGCTGACCGGGCCGCGCGGCGTGGGCAAGGCGACGCTGGCTTGGCGGATTACGCGCTTCCTGATGACACGGCCCGAGGACGACGGGCCGGGCCTGTTCGGCGAGCCGGAACAGCCCACCAGCCTCGATCCCGATCCGAACCACCCGGCGCTCAGCCGCATCCACGCCGGATCGGAGCCCGGCATCTTCGTGCTCAAGCGTGGCGCCAACGCCACCGAATCCGCGCTGTCGCAGGACATTCGCGTCGATGAGGTGCGCAAGCTGCGCTCCTTCCTGCATCTGTCTGCCGCCGAGGGCGGACGGCGCGTGGTGATCATCGACGCCGCCGACGAGATGAATACC contains:
- a CDS encoding D-alanyl-D-alanine carboxypeptidase family protein is translated as MTFIRLIAATLAACLFALPAAAFDTKAHAAWVYDLSTKTVLMAKNADIPLPPASMSKLMTLDLLFEALEDGRVTMDTTFPVSEHAQSMGGSTMFLNTTDRPTVRDLIQGIIINSGNDACVVVAEGLAGSESSFADLMTERAHELGMKNSMFANSNGWPDPGQRMSVHDLGIVASRIITHFPQYYHFFSETHFNYKDRAPANAENRNPLLDIRAADWKADGMKTGHTQEAGYGLVGSAVMGERRIVFVLAGMPSEQARRSEGEAVANWAFRQFVMKDVAKAGTQLAEAPVWLGGKSTVGLAPKTDLSLLVPAGAKDKVTAEAVFKGPLQAPIKQGQEVGKLVITVPGLDNANEVPLVATEDVKKGGFVVRVKAALARLSGKAFEAAMERVNS
- the tmk gene encoding dTMP kinase; translated protein: MFISFEGIDGSGKSTQARMLAETLRDAGREVVLTREPGGSPGAEEIRRLVLEGDPDRWSAETEILLFTAARRDHLERVIEPALAAGKVVICDRFADSTRMYQGLSRGNLRAVVDQLHTLMIGREPDLTVLIDIDPATGLARAKGRQGTEERFEDFGVGLQEKMRAGFLSLAEEFAPRFRVIDGAREADAIAADVLSAVQAELQS